Proteins from one Sabethes cyaneus chromosome 2, idSabCyanKW18_F2, whole genome shotgun sequence genomic window:
- the LOC128734193 gene encoding chymotrypsin-2-like, whose amino-acid sequence MSRLSAVIVLGLIGAIYARTLPDEYSAWEGRIVGGSNADEGQFPYQVSLRSAANGHFFGGSIINNNWVMTAAHCTVGRTIQNTIVVAGSLLLNAGGSIHQTERIVNHPGYSAVTLTNDISLVRVTSSFVFSPTIGSVELESNFIESATGAQASGWGQTWHPAVPNHLQWVNVDIIGLQDCRDAFSSANAGRVHDNTICTRSATGVGMCMGDSGGPLTHGGRQQGVVSWGIACARGFPDVFARVSSHRSWVLENSSV is encoded by the exons ATGTCTCGATTAAGCGCAGTTATTGTACTTGGCTTGATCGGTGCTATTTACGCCAGAACCCTCCCAGACGAATATAGTGCGTGGGAAGGTCGTATTGTGGGAGGTTCCAATGCTGACGAAGGACAGTTTCCGTATCAGGTGTCGTTGCGATCGGCAGCCAATGGTCACTTTTTTGGAGGTTCAATCATTAACAATAACTGGGTGATGACTGCGGCACATTGTACCGTGGGAAGAACGATACAGAATACGATTGTAGTTGCTGGATCACTTCTGTTGAACGCCGGTGGATCAATACATCAGACGGAGCGGATCGTTAACCACCCTGGTTACAGCGCCGTGACATTGACCAATGATATTTCCCTGGTACGCGTAACATCTTCTTTCGTTTTCTCTCCGACAATCGGTTCTGTTGAATTAGAATCAAACTTCATTGAATCTGCAACTGGAGCGCAAGCCTCCGGCTGGGGCCAAACTTGG CATCCAGCTGTACCAAATCACCTGCAGTGGGTCAATGTTGACATCATCGGTTTGCAAGACTGCAGGGATGCTTTCTCCTCGGCTAACGCTGGACGTGTTCACGATAACACAATTTGTACCCGATCTGCTACGGGAGTTGGAATGTGCATGGGAGACTCCGGCGGTCCGCTGACGCACGGAGGCCGCCAGCAGGGTGTCGTTTCCTGGGGCATTGCTTGTGCCCGAGGCTTTCCGGATGTCTTTGCGCGTGTTTCTTCCCATCGTTCATGGGTTCTGGAAAATTCGAGTGTCTAG